ACAAGGATGTCCAATGTCAGGTCAAGCATTGAATGAATAAGAACTGAATGAACACAGCCAGGAGATAACTCAGTGTTTGTGACATACAAACATATTAAAGAGAATGATGCTCTATATTGTTTGCTCTATTTTTGAGAGAAATATGCCAGATGATTTGAGAAATATGCAAGTATCCAATAGATTTTAACACTGTTTATAAGATAATTGCTTTTAGATTTATTGTGTTAGGTTACAGGAATTATTCCTATATTTTTTCTAGAATAGGTTATAactaaatgttaaaatgaaaatttattagaTTTCCCTTTTCAATTCCCCCTTTCAGTAAAAATACACTCTAAAAATAtggtatgtatataatttttaaatgttcactgCATTACAGTACCTGATATGCTGCATAGAAAGTCAAAAAGATCTTGACCattgaatttattaataaaaacagtCCAGGTAAATGGATATATTTCCTACTCATAATCTTATAGTGAAGAAATCCCACTTTCTAAATTTCAAATCTAATGACAAATTTTCTCTAAGTTGATTCTCCAACACTGTAATTCAAATTCTTCGAATTAGCCACATTTACAATGATCATAATCATTGagtcattcaaaaaatataaatatgaaagataGAAGATAGTATTTAATAAGACTCTCCAATACCATATGATTATTATGGAGAGTGAGTCTTCAAATCTCAGGTATTTtgtgtggaaaaagaaaatactcaaatCTGACGTTCTAGAAGAGTGGTTTATAAAGTACAGTCCAGGGACTATTGATGTTCTTCAAAAGTTTTCAGGGCATCGAGGTCAAAACTATTGTCACAATACGACTAAGATATTTGCTTCATTCATTCTCAGTTTTCTTGATACTTAAATGAAGTTTTTCAGGCTGCATGATGGGTGATCTCACAAAATACTAATTAGGGGAGTGGATACAACCATCTAACTGTCCTCTCTTAAGGtaaacattaaagagattttcaaaaaatataaaaaatataactacacaattttctgttattttgacaaaacaattatttttaaattgaaatttatgTTAATATGTTTAGTTTATTATTGCTactttaaaatgaagttttatttaaacattatttttcctattttcatttctaaatggtAAATATGAATAATTATAACTTATATAAACGAAAGCTCTTTGGGGGTCTTTGACGAGTTTTAGGACTATAAAGAGCTCCCAAATCAACAAGTTTGAGACCCACTGTTCTAGATAAATCTCGCCTtctgtaaaataattaaatcctTTTCCAAGCCATGCAGGGCAAACTATAGTTTGGATCAGAGCATTATGTAGTGCTTGCCTTGTGTGCATTTTTCCATTGGTATATTGTATTGTTGCTATTTTCTCTAAACATTGTCATCATTAAGATTACGTATGAAAATAGCAGTTtgactttggaaaaaaaatagcctttaggaaataaaaacacgTCAACTTTAAATTCAACATTCACACATTATAGAATGGTGAAGCtcttatttgcaaaaataaatgacTCTATAATATgaagatataatatttttttgttttggtttggtttggcaTTACATAGTGTAGACAGCTGAAGgctaaattttaaacaaattgtggtgagaacactcagcaaatttcaagtgtacaatacattAACTATTGGCACCACATTGTACATTAGAGCTCCAGAAtttattaatcttataactgaaacaaagataaaaaagaataactACATAAGGTGATGGATTTATTAATTAGTTtgattttggtaatcattttacagTGTATAAGTTTATCAAATCATCTCattgtactcttttttttcttttttttctgaagaagactggccctgagctaacatccatgcccatcttcctctactttatatgtgggatgcctactacagcatggttcagccgagtggtgctgtgtctgcacccgggatccgaaccagggaaccccgggccaccaaggtagaacatgtgaacttaaccactgtatgacaaggctggcccctcattgtaCTCTTAAAtgtatctaatttttatttgtcaatcatacttcaataaagtttgaaaaaatatacGATACAATAGGACAATCAACTTGGAaatgaagagcaaagaaagaaaaaaaaagaaagaaattggccCGTAGGCCTAAAATCTTAATCAGGAgttcaaatatattaaaaccctttaaattcatgaaaatatgtcttttttttaaaaaaacgttatttgaaaaaataagctttgaaatttgaaaagcaaTGGATTTGTActaaggaagaatttttttttaagccagtcAACTCATGAGAATTCCAAACTAAACACAAACAATTACCCAGACTGATGCCCTAGATTGAATGACTGACAGTGTTACTCAATCTCAGCCCCTACAAGCCCTCAACaattctctcttgcttttccatTGACTGGATTTTCTcacttcatattttttcattcattctaatAATTCCCATACGTTTGTCAACATGTCTCTAAATATCTTAGTGTCTAcatatttctctgtttcatttggtttctgtgtgcgtgtgtgtgtctgtgtgtgcaaaCACTTTTGTAATTCTTGACATGTCTATAATTTATTCAACTGTAGCATATCTCCTCCAGGTTTCATATGGTATTTTCCTGGTGTCCAGTTTCCTTCTATCCAACTgagctttttctctctcctcctcccacaaatCTCTATCTACCTCTTCACTTCTTATCCTGTTTCTCCACAGTAACTGATTACATATGAAAgtaaaatctatattttattaattatattgaaTCTATTTTATGagtataaatattttcagtttgaaaaacTGCTGTGTATAATACTtatatctttctaaaatgaagtaaattttttaaagctactCATATAAGTAACCCTCATCTTTGACATATACAAAGATATTTCCCAGATTGAATTAAAAACTGAattgtgaaaagcaaaactttaaaatataaaataaatggaaatttatacAGGAGAATATTAGCAttacaaaatggaaaactttGTTAAACAGTGCATAGTAAAACCAAATCTATAGAGATtaacatatttttagttgtattaaaaaaaaaaacttcggAAAAACAAGACAccatataataatagtaaaagaaatgccaaagtaattccaaataaaaagtaacaTCCAGATATCAAAAGGAGTGCTGAAAATCAATAAGTAAAAGGCAAACAATATGTTAGAAAAGTGGGTTAATGTTAATCTCTGCCTGCAAGAGGGGTGCTGACAATCTGCTGTATTTTATCAAGAAACTTAAGGAAACAAACTCTACTAATAATATTATCCTTCATATCGATCGAGCATCATCCCTCACAACACACTCAATTCCTAATCTATCTGATGTTGTTCTTCCTTAAGATTACACTTGATGTAAAATAGTTTGATAGTTATTAAAGTCAAATATGTATCATTTATAAAGATATGTCAAAGTCAGTTATGCTCACAGAGACTGTTCCTCAAATTTTGCAGTCAAACTATGAGTAAAACGCCCTTGTCTCCTAGCTTCTAGAAGTAAATATAACAGGGATAGGCAATATATCACTTTGAAGTCTCATTGAAGGAAGATGTATGCACattcattttctggaattttctctgaTGCAGCGTTTGAACCTCGTCATATATAGTCAGAATACAAAGGGGGAGCTGGTAAGCCTCTTTAagagtaaatttttaaagtaaatttttttataagCTCTCAGCAAAAAATGTTGGCTTTGATCCCAGAGAAGGAATACTTTCATAATTCTCATATTAAGTTGCAGAATATAAAACTAGAGAAAGGTGAAATGAGGAAATAGGGGAGTTTGGAGTCATGTGAGCTTTACTTTACCTGAAGAAACAGAGTGCGCATCACAGAAATCTGTTTGGCTGAATGTCATCTTCCACGTCAGAGTGCAAACTCTAGTCTCATATctcagaaaaagcaaatataataatGTTCCATGCATTATTGTGGGAATTCATATGAACTGCTGAGGAAACTTTTTGGAGTAAGAACATTACAAGGTTAAGAAATGAGTCGAGGACATTCTTTGGACTTGCCCTCTCTAGCTCTCTTTCTTATATATACTGTGAAGGCGACTTGACAGTTGCAAAAAGAATAACAGTTTCATGATCTAGATAGAATCAAATGAACAATTCAAATGAACCCCTTTACCTCTTAAGGAGTGTCTTTGGAGAGTAGCTCTCTAGAGAGGGAATTTATAACGTTGTCCTACTGAACCCAGTTTCTCATTCTGTTCTTTACTCACCATGCTGGAGTTTGTCTCAGCTTCTTACACATTTCCTATTCCAATTCAGGgattttacatttagaataatgagggaaattgaaacaaataaaaatgattttggcAAGAATAAGCttactttttttaaactatgatcAGAAATAATCTCCTGGTGATAAAGGGAAAGCTGTAGCTCAGGCAATGAGACTTGGTTCCAAGCTTGGAGAAAAGTCTCTGGACTTTTGTCTCTGGAGCCCATGTACTTAACCACGTTAAAAACTGTTCATCATCTTCACTCCAACTTGTTTGTCCCACCACagctcaccaccaccaccaaactgAGAGATGCATCCTCTAGCTATGAGTAAAATTTCTTAACATAGGAAAGATATTTATGAAAACCTCCCATATGTTAACcactttgatattttaaagacTCCATAGTATAAAATTAGCATTTTCTGAATAGACACAAATTTATGTACTGATCTCCAATTTGTTGAGCCCTTAGGTATGATATTCAGCATTAcaaatattctgaatataataTTAACCTATATTCTAATGCAGAATATTtccaacaataaaatattatcaagtaAGATTTATTCCTTTAATTTAAGAGGTATCCAACATTGTATCATATGTGAATataatataagaatataaattattacattaattaatggaaaaaacataaaaacacctTTATAAATGTAGAAACAGCAATAGATAAAATTGAACATCCAATcttgataaaataaaacagaagtaaaatCTAGCAAAGAATCTGTTTATCAGAAACAATTGGCAAAACCATACTTTCACAGTAAAACACAAAAAGCATTCCAGTTAAAATCAAGGACAAAAGATATGACCACATAGTAAATAGAGTTACCGCCCCAAGTGATTCATTGCCCTTTGTATAAAAAGATTATATTTCCATGTTTCACAGATGTTAGACTAGGCAATGTGACTTGGTTTGCCCAATGAAGTATAAGGCAAATTTAAATATGCTGCCTCTGAAGAAAACCTTTAAGAACCATTATGCAGTGCATCGTGGCTCTTTTTCTtgtgcaataaaaaaagaaagtgattttttttcttatctggaCCCAAGAATGAAGAGGACATGTAGAGCCAACCAATGGGCAACACATACcatgagtaagaaaaaaaaaattgctgaagtCATTGATATTTACAGgcaatttgtttttgaaaacataattttgaaaaagtcaattaataaaattaggtCACTGTACCTTTCCATATCAATGAATTGAgacattataataatataaaagtatGAATATTACTTTCATATCTCtttcaaaggaagagagaaattttcaTTACTGAAAATTGGCTGAAGAAATGATTGTCTACTCACAAGAAGAGAatcaattaaaacattaatttaggTAGTTAGGAAATACACAGGAAATGCAATCTTCCTTTTATGGATGTAATAACTTGTAAACTATTCTGGGGAAACTATTTCATTTTCTACAGCAACACAATTTCAAAATCACCTAGAAATAAACTTTGCAAGATAATTATGAGcaccatgaagaaaataatgagtCTTTGCCAATTCAATAAAATGGTGTTCACCCAGTTATAACTGACAATGTGAAAATTATCCATCATatagaaacagaagcaaaaaaaaaaaaacagtgaacgAAAGTTTTGAAGATACCAATACTTTTGACACACTAAATTTTTTTCTACACAccttttttgtctttataatgtatttaaagaaaagaaatttatgactgtatattattataattgtcataataatttctttaattccatccttccttttcctctataTTCCACAACTTGcctatttttttgctttattttatcaataatttatttctcatcCTTTACCCCTCCTCTAAATCAATGCCTTAAATGTCTCTAAGAGGTATTacgaataatttattttaaaaagattagatCAAGATTTGACAGTCTCTGGGACACAATCAAACAGATTCCTCTTGAAAATGTGTGATATGCGACAATCTATTTAGGAATATCAAGACcgcaaaacaagaaataaatgacatgCAGTGACTCATATGATCCTATAAACTTGCGACACGTTTGACTATGCCATAAAGTGCTTGCGAGCTTTAGTTCAAAGTAGCAATTTGGAGCTTGCATTTGATTCCTGTCTTCACAAATTCTTcttaaaagaaccaaatgaatacaaagtttgaaaaaatcatctacatcaaataataaaaatataaacaaacatggaAGTAATTtttgtgatcttggattaggcaatggtctcttagatatgacacaaatataagtgacaaagagaaaagtggataaactggactttatcaaaaaattcaaaacttcagAGAGCAcagtcaagaaagaaaaaaggcagaccatagattaagagaaaatatttgcaaattatatatctgataaaggatttatatccagaatatataaaaaccttctacaactgaacaataaaaagcTGACTAAACTAATTAAAAATGCTCAAAGATAAGAATATGTATTTCTCCaatgaagacatacaaatggccattaagcacattaaaagataatcaacatcagaggaaatgaacatgaaaaccacaataagataccatttaGTATCTACAAGGATGTCTAAAGtaaaaaagtcaacaacaaaaaaatccagaaagcagcaagtgttggtgaggacacagagaaattgAAAACCCCATACACTCCATACTATTCTGGTATGAtagcaaaatggtgcagccactttgcaaAAGAGTCTGAAAGTTTCTcgaaatgttaaatataaagttaacatatgacctagcaattctattACCAAGGATATACCCTAGGAGAGGGAagacatatgttcacacaaaagcttGTTAATGCATAACTCATAATAGACCAAtaatgaaaacaactcaaatatccatcaactatTGAATAGATAACCAaatgtgatatatgcatacaaaggaatgttattcagccattaaaaggaacaaagtactgacacatgctacaatataaATCAACCTTGTAAACaatacgctaagtgaaagaaaccagtcacaaaaggccacatattgtaagATTCCACTTCAACGAAATGCCCAGATTaggcaaactcatagaaatagaaagtagattagtggttcccaggagctggagagaggggaAATTGGGAAGTGTTTGTTTATGGGTCCAGGATGAGAGAAATTCTGGCTGAGGATATGAGATACTGGTACTCTTGAGACAGTTGGCAGAAGCAAATCTAACTATTTCTGTAATTTCAACAGTACCTGGGAGTCATCAGCCATTATCTCCTAACTTGTGAAAGGCAACATCAGGAAAAGGCAATGAATGGTTCATCCTAAATAGAGTCGTCCAAAAATATTCttcagccagccctgatggccttgtggttaaagtttggcgctcacCACTTTTGTGGCCCGGGTTCACTTTCTGgtggcagaaccacaccacccatctgtcagttgccatgttgtggcagcagccATACAGAACAAGAATGATTTACAGTTAGGATAAACAACTGGgattttgggaaggaaaaaaatattttaaaaaataaatatataatggaaaaaatgttGGCAACCATCTGGATCTAAATACAGAGTATTTTACCTAAATTTTGGTGAGAAAGTGAGAAGAAACATAATTATGATGAATGAATTTTCATAAGAAGGTGACTGCATCTTGCCATGTTTTCTAGTATTGACACAGgaattaacatttaaatgttGTTTTGTAAATTTAGCATATGTAACTTTTGACTTACCagagaaataatagtaataaatgtaaaatatagacctgatttattattgttatatatatgtgtgtaatgTTAACAGTAAAATTTTAACCGGTTTTAAATCTGAATACTTGTAAGACGagtgatcatttttttctttgcttatttttttacttagaaattttgAGATTAATATAAATTTTCCCTAACAATAAAAGAGGGACAGATGGCTACAGTTAGCTTAATAAACAGTTAATTACACTAGAACACATTTCTCCTCCCCCAAAAAGGTGTCTTCCTAATTCAATTAATACAATTGAATATcaatcttttcattattttccacatATTATGTCAGTTATGAACAAAAGGTTTTTGAAGACTTCTTGCATGCCTCAGACTAAATCTCACAGTTCTGAATAATTTTCTCAGAGCTGTCATCATTTCCTTATTCCGGAAACTATAGATAAAGGGATTGAAAAGTGGAGTGATCACAGAATAGGACAAAGTCACATATTTCTGGATCCCTGCTGGATTGCCTGCTGTTGGACTCACATATACAACCATGATAGAGCCATAGAATAAGGACACCACTGCCAGATGGGAACCACATGTGGAGAAGGCCTTATGCCAGCCTTCTGCTGAGGGCACTCTCAGTACAGCTCTGATCACCAGGGTGTAGGAACTGGTAATGAAGAATAAGGTGGAGAAAATGAGGACTGAGTTGTAGATGGCACAGAGGATCTCAGTGGCAGGAGCTGGCACACAGGACAGCTTTATAAGGGGTCCTATGTCACATAGGAAGTGATCGATTTTATTCAGACAACAAAACGGGAGCTGAGAGGTTAGGTAAACAGGCAAGAGGAAGTACAAGAAGCCACACACCCAGCAGCAGGCTCCTATTCTGATGCAGCGTTGAACTGTCATGACAGTGGGGTAGTGCAGGGGCCTGCAGATAGCAAGGTACCTGTCAAAGGCCATGGCAGACAAGAAGAAGGTTTCAGTGGAGCCCATGGAGAAGAAGAAGTAGAACTGAaggaagcagccagagaaagagaTGGTGGTGTTCTCAGAGAGAAAGTTGGCTAGCATGGTAGGGACAGTGGAGGTGATAAACCAGATCTCCAGGAAGGAAAAATTTGCCAGCAGGATGTACCTTGGAGTTTGTAGTTGATGGTCCCACCTTACTGCACAGATAATGCACAGGTTTCCAATTAGTGTCAGAATATATGTCCCAGAGAAGATTGAAAAGAGGAGGATCTGAATTTCCCAGGCATAAGGGAAGCCTAAAAGGATGAATTTACTCATAGAGCTAGAGCAATTATTCATGGTGGAatattggtttgtttttaaagctgCAAAAACAACAAATTTCCATATTAGAAGTGGGTTTACATACTATTACACATTAGGGTAGATGCTTTGCTTAAGCTCACATCATTCTGCATATctgtaaataacaaaataacataatCATCACAGTAGTCACAGTAATATTTCCATAATTTTCAGGTATTCAGGACCCTATTCTagatataataaatgaaaatgaaaactttcctgTCATCCTGAGGTTTAAAATCAAAGTTAGTTTATATTGAGAATAAGCAAGTGTATACAGGCCCTACAATTTTAGCTCAAGTAGTGAATGAATAAGGATTGAGTAAAAACAGACAAAGTAACTCAGTGTTTGTGACATGCAAAGATATTAACCATATTGATATTCaatattctttgctcttttgTGAAAGAACCATATGAAGCTGATTTGAGGACAATACCAATAGATTTAAATACTATTTGCAACTTAGttgatttcagttttattatgCTAGGTTATTGAATATACtcatatcaattttagaatagattacaaaccaatgttaaaataaaaatttaatagaagtTTTCTCATTTCAATTCTCTTCAGTAAAAAATACACCCAAAGAGTCCCTGACAATGTGCCTTATTTTATCAAGAAACTTCAGAAACCAAGCTCTATAATAACATTGTCCTTCATATCAACCTCATATTgtcacacacaccacactcaaTTCCTAATCTATGTGATGATGTTTTTGTTAATATTACATCTGATATGAAATACCTTAATAGATATTAAAGTCAAATAGATATCATTTATAAAGGTATGTAAATGTCAGTTATGCTCACCAAGGCTGTTCCTCCAATTTTGCAATATCAAGCATGAATAAAATTTCCTTGTCCCCAGCCTCTAAAAGTAACATAAAGTAAAAGCGATAGGCAATATATCACTTGAAGTTTCATTGAAGGAAGGTGTATCCACATTCATTTTCTGGAATTTCCCCTCACTTAGGGTCCAAACACCTTCATACACAGTAGGAATACAAAGGAGGAACTGGCAAGCCTCTTTCAAAGTTCTAGTAAATATTTGAAGTGATATTTTTTTTATAGgttctcagaaaaaaatcctgGCTTTGATCCTGGAGAAGGAATACTTTTATAATTCACATATTAAGTGGTAGAATATAAAACTAGAGAGGGTGAAATGAGAAGCTGGGGGAGTAGGAGTTATGTGAGctttcccttgcctgaagatACGAGGTAGGTATCCTAGAAATCTGTATGACTGAATGTCATCTTCCACATCACAGTGCAAACTTTAGTCTCAGATCCCAGAAAAAGCACACATAATGGTGTTTCACGCAAAGTTGTGGGAATTCCTATGAATTGCTGAGGAAGCTTTTAGGAGAAAGACAATCATGAGATTAAAAAATCAGTCATGGACACTCTCTGTAATTTCCCTATGTAGTTTTCTTCcttatataaagtgaaaaagcaCAGGCAACTTGACAGTTGAAAAGAGAATCATAGTCTCATGATCTAGAATCAAAGGAACAATTAAAATATTGGGCTCTTTTGCCTATGTAAAGGCCATCATTGGGGAGTGTTTCTCTAGAGAGGGAATTTGCAACACAGTGGTCCTATCGAAACTGGTCTCCTATTCAGCTGTTTACTCAGCATGCTGGAACTTGTTTCACATTCAGGGATTTTCATTTGgaataaagagggaaaaagaaacaataatttggGCAGGCATAAATTTGCTGTTTTAACTATGATCAAAAGTAATCTCTCTAGTGATAAAGGAAAAGTTGTAACTGGCAATGAGACTTGGCTCCAAGTTTGGCGAGAAGTCTCTGGAACATAGGTTAACACAAAGATTAGGAGCCCATGTATTTAACCATATTAAATTCACATTTCCACGTGTTTTAGACTGATTCATCATCTTAATTCCACCTTGTATGTACCACCCCAGtctcaccaccatcaccacattGAGAGATGCATTCTTTATCtatgagtaaatttttttaaataagaaagacaTTATCAAAAATCCCCATGTAGTTAACCACTTTGATAAATAGCATTAGCGTTATACAGGTATACAATATTTTATGTAATGACTTCCTAATTGTTGAGCCATTAGGTGTGATAACCAGAGTTACAAAGATTCTAAATATAATATTAACCCATattctacaataaaaaaatttccaaataatagACTATGATCATGTAGGTTTTATTGCTTTGAGTGACCCAACATTATGTCATATGTGAGAGGATATGCGAATATAACAAGTTATATTCATTAATTAATAGAGAGAAACATAGCAACATCTTGATTAATATAGAAATAGCAATAGATAAAACTGAACACCCATTCTTGATAAAATGAACCAGAAACGGAAGGAAAATTTTTAACTTCATAAAATACTTCAtcagaaataattgacaaaataatactttaatataaaacacaaaaaacattcCAATTAGAATCAAGCACAAAATAATTATGGCCATGTGGTAGAGTTATTGTTCTGAGTGATTCATTACTGTTTCTATAAAAGGATTATATTTTCATGTCTCACAGATGGTAGCTTATGCAATGTGAATTGGAATGCCCAATGAAGtataagataaatttaaatatgcCACTTCTAAAAGACTTTTAAGAACCATTATACAATATACTATAGCTCTTTTTCTGgtcaatgaaaaaggaaatatttttttgacCACgattcaaaaatgaagatgacaCATAGAGCCAAACAAGGGGCAACACCTAATAtgagtaataattttttttaaagttgctgtAAGTCACTTATATTTACAGgtgatattttgaaaacataatttagGAAAAGCAAATTGACACAAATATGTCACTGCATGTAGCCACACCaatgaaatgagacaaaaataataatatacatatatgaatattaaGGGAAACTTTTACTACTGGCTGAAGAAATGATTGTCTACCAAGATCAAGAGAATCAATTAGAATACAAATGATTCAATCAATTGCCTAGTTACAAAACATGCAGATAATATAATCTTCCTTTTATGTGTGCAACAATTTGTAAACTGTTGTAGGGAAATTATGTCATTTTCAGTAGCAACACAAATTCAAAATCATATCACCTAGAAATAAACTGGAAGATAAGTCTGAGCACCATGAAGAAAAGAGTAAATCTTTAGTGAAGTATGTAAAAGAAAACCTGGTTAACAGAAGAGGCATTCCATGTCCCTTGATGGATTGACTACTTAGCATTTGgtataaatattttacacaaGTCAATAGCAAGTTCAATGCAGTTTAGACAAATCCCAATCAGATTGTGGAAGAGAAATTGTTATAGAGGTTTGAGACttgagaaaaagattttaaaatcttgtttgaAATACTTCTCAAGATTAAATACATCTtttgaaaaagtagaataatGAGGTAAGATTAGGCCTAATATATACTAAaattatattcctttattttttattgcagtaagtttttttttaacattatataaaattccggtgtacatcattatattttgatttctttgtagaCTATggttgtgttcaccacccaaagactaattatcatctGTCACCATAGGTATATGCTCTTgtaccctttttgccctccttcctccccctttccctctggtaaccaccaatctaatctctgtgtctatgtgtttgtttgttgttgtttttatcttctatttatgagtggaatcatacagtacttgacTTTCTGAgcctgacttattttgctttgtataacaccctcaaggtccatccatgttgtcgtaaatggaaagatttcatcttttttatagctgagtagtattccattgtgtatgtataccacatcttctttatcaattcatccactgatgggtaattagattgtttccaagactgagctattgtgaataatgctgcaatgaacataggggtgc
The DNA window shown above is from Equus quagga isolate Etosha38 chromosome 2, UCLA_HA_Equagga_1.0, whole genome shotgun sequence and carries:
- the LOC124235101 gene encoding olfactory receptor 11H7-like, which codes for MNNCSSSMSKFILLGFPYAWEIQILLFSIFSGTYILTLIGNLCIICAVRWDHQLQTPRYILLANFSFLEIWFITSTVPTMLANFLSENTTISFSGCFLQFYFFFSMGSTETFFLSAMAFDRYLAICRPLHYPTVMTVQRCIRIGACCWVCGFLYFLLPVYLTSQLPFCCLNKIDHFLCDIGPLIKLSCVPAPATEILCAIYNSVLIFSTLFFITSSYTLVIRAVLRVPSAEGWHKAFSTCGSHLAVVSLFYGSIMVVYVSPTAGNPAGIQKYVTLSYSVITPLFNPFIYSFRNKEMMTALRKLFRTVRFSLRHARSLQKPFVHN